The following are from one region of the Polyangiaceae bacterium genome:
- a CDS encoding SDR family NAD(P)-dependent oxidoreductase: protein MTRMETALVTGATGAIGEAIARGLAQRGLRVVLAARSPKSARAVAERIGGDVSVEDVELGSAASISALRQRWRGPLDVLVNDAAIAPRKKELTEEGLERQFAVNVLGYTRMLARFADVLAESPRARVVNVASYWAGDLRLDDLMFERRPYDNDTAYRQSKQANRMLTAAWAERLPNIAINACHPGDVRSTLSLSLGFGGHETPEQGAATPLWLALEAPRVTGKYFARCREESCRFARDRSAVEALYEICQRFD from the coding sequence ATGACGCGGATGGAAACCGCATTGGTGACCGGCGCTACCGGAGCGATCGGTGAGGCCATCGCCCGCGGCCTGGCCCAGCGAGGGCTTCGCGTCGTGCTCGCCGCCCGCAGCCCGAAGTCGGCCCGGGCCGTTGCCGAGCGCATCGGCGGCGACGTCTCCGTGGAGGACGTCGAGCTCGGAAGCGCAGCCTCCATCTCCGCCCTCCGGCAGCGTTGGCGCGGCCCGTTGGACGTCTTGGTGAACGACGCCGCCATCGCGCCACGCAAGAAGGAGCTGACCGAAGAGGGGCTCGAGCGGCAGTTCGCCGTGAACGTCCTCGGCTACACGCGCATGCTCGCGCGCTTTGCGGACGTGCTGGCCGAGTCCCCCCGCGCGCGCGTCGTGAACGTGGCCAGCTACTGGGCGGGGGACCTCCGGCTGGACGATCTCATGTTCGAGCGCCGCCCTTACGACAACGACACCGCTTATCGACAATCGAAGCAGGCGAACCGCATGCTCACCGCGGCGTGGGCGGAACGGCTTCCGAACATCGCCATCAACGCTTGCCACCCAGGAGACGTCAGGAGCACCTTGTCGCTGTCCCTTGGCTTCGGCGGTCACGAGACGCCGGAACAGGGAGCGGCCACGCCGCTGTGGCTGGCTCTCGAGGCGCCCCGCGTGACCGGCAAGTACTTCGCCCGCTGCCGCGAGGAAAGCTGTCGCTTTGCTCGCGACCGCAGCGCGGTGGAAGCGCTGTACGAGATCTGCCAGCGCTTCGACTGA